A region from the Acipenser ruthenus chromosome 13, fAciRut3.2 maternal haplotype, whole genome shotgun sequence genome encodes:
- the LOC117418352 gene encoding SMC5-SMC6 complex localization factor protein 2-like isoform X1: MKDRKPLGLAGGNQAISSFFSPSCDPVKDRLVLGSPKQQCSDAKRSGRSHCSSAVKPGSGVSTPPPVKHKSKPALPMQKTPDKSPVLEAIARAASWEKAGSPSRGISRSHTHIPMPSVVVKKLCPNSLSFSSFMLGSDNSTKKSVSRNSTAPRVKSSSLACDERKGSQDGDAKPHQALDFLSPDSSPSGSPPSTPRKTQSRLHSPEFQETLQNYKKQRELKRQRLEQSQHTVNKSSECQRSNPVCYKSPGSSQLCNMTTPKAVPLVNKSSSQRKVRKSLCYSPESQSRHVSPGYNSAEQSPGKRKRDLDEDDGKVKKNPFPQDPGKQATSTSKVQKESPAAVRQSPSKEGKEAAGPKAKSLPAQEKRLELQRVSSSSSSSSSSFSFDSWNSRLAECTGVKEKPNSHHSHSETVKHKAKTIDRIEFKMALLRRMTNLNNADLSPREEGPPQAEFENGGSSVSNLSVSSTERALGLTAGKNVNTTEVSHKNGTLSAVLGTPERTEGNSPTVAESGSLPSPAFREGTPGGDSCSDVRAMVPSPGSPAAASEPVVSGGGTPDRTAGYWQDSLDSDGGGAVGSLSSDSDDDDEPLLSLDEFMSRGSKSAATPEKSSYSESSTPVSSSHFTAGPSRPLSYKNSLASMLKEKEEQQRVKEIDLQFQNDIGEGKAMWKLSEELEEGSSDEEELIPEEHRDFVEKFSIISDAIPDLRPGEEIFHLSNFGKLFTEESLGLRNSRLSPESREQDALLSFYPRKQTFVCSQGFLKMAFQCAPRQPSLYKWLFQMMSVHSDFLTSTLILKGLRDLALNAAEQIVLYNNKTVRVWLPPLEDVTLVFLNMGVPFGSLFPVENLQPDFSEEDIVQSVDAVAEDAVESRECDPVCFPLQNFINVLQYLVMCTSLCPRAYSDRDKLLLLSLLCRVSLEKGLRLHPMVEIQTIIHNLLKSIRHWDTQMPLVCLTLINLAAHHHNLRWLVTLLPIYSRGRQLRRHVSLALISKLLNRSCTYTMENADLQLSELRPYLIRMKPSSLLKNIKAEKKWGNQLGEDQPSEISLDQEAYYLAHSLLALASEVVNFDSVPAGQRKHLVLLSAELEKHIKCDIRESDKLVYRSKVKDLVARIYIKWQELLQRSRPLQGKLHDYWEPSTEDASTASQVPEPEPEPESEPEPEPDREANKEPVVLTVEECEASGEEMQ, from the exons ATGAAAGACAGGAAGCCACTGGGACTCGCGGGAGG TAATCAAGCTATTTCGAGTTTCTTCAGCCCAAGCTGTGATCCAG TTAAAGACCGCCTCGTACTTGGATCCCCCAAACAGCAGTGCAGTGATGCTAAAAGGAGCGGTCGGTCTCACTGCAGCTCTGCGGTGAAGCCAGGCAGCGGAGTATCCACGCCTCCCCCCGTGAAGCACAAGAGCAAACCTGCTCTGCCAATGCAGAAGACTCCTGACAAGAGCCCCGTCCTGGAGGCCATCGCCAGGGCTGCCAGCTGGGAAAAAGCAGGGAGCCCGAGCAGAGGGATCAGCAGGAGTCACACACACATCCCCATGCCCAGCGTGGTGGTGAAGAAGCTCTGTCCCAACTCCCTCAGCTTCTCCTCCTTCATGCTGGGCAGTGACAACTCCACCAAGAAGTCTGTCTCTAGAAACAGCACGGCCCCTCGCGTGAAAAGCAGCAGTCTTGCTTGTGATGAAAGGAAGGGGTCCCAGGATGGAGACGCGAAGCCCCACCAGGCGCTTGATTTCCTCTCCCCAGACAGCAGTCCCTCTGGCagccctccctccacccccaggAAGACTCAGTCAAGGCTGCACAGCCCGGAGTTTCAGGAGACGCTGCAGAATTACAAGAAGCAGAGGGAGCTGAAGAGGCAAAGGCTGGAACAGTCACAGCACACA GTTAACAAGTCTTCTGAATGCCAGCGATCAAATCCGGTCTGTTACAAATCGCCAG GCTCGTCCCAGCTCTGTAACATGACCACCCCGAAGGCGGTGCCGCTCGTAAACAAGTCCTCCAGCCAGCGTAAGGTTCGAAAGAGTTTGTGTTATTCACCTGAGTCTCAAAGCAGGCACGTGAGCCCAGGTTACAACTCGGCAGAACAATCCCCTGGAAAGAGGAAAAGAGATCTGGACGAGGATGATGGAAAGGTGAAAAAAAACCCCTTCCCTCAGGATCCTGGCAAACAAGCCACTAGCACTAGCAAGGTCCAGAAAGAGAGCCCCGCGGCTGTCCGACAATCACCCAGCAAGGAGGGGAAAGAGGCTGCTGGGCCCAAAGCCAAAAGCTTGCCTGCACAGGAGAAGCGCTTGGAGCTGCAGCGTGTgtcttcatcctcctcctcctcctcctcctctttctcgtTCGACTCTTGGAATAGCCGTCTGGCTGAGTGCACAGGAGTAAAAGAGAAGCCCAACTCCCATCATTCGCATTCTGAAACTGTTAAGCACAAAGCTAAAACCATTGACAGAATTGAATTTAAAATGGCTTTGTTGCGACGCATGACTAACTTGAACAATGCTGACCTCTCTCCCAGGGAGGAAGGTCCCCCGCAAGCTGAATTTGAGAATGGAGGTTCTTCTGTCTCCAATCTCTCCGTGTCTAGCACTGAGAGGGCCTTGGGCTTAACTGCTGGAAAAAACGTCAACACCACTGAAGTTTCTCATAAAAATGGTACATTGTCTGCTGTATTGGGAACACCAGAGAGAACCGAAGGGAACTCTCCCACTGTAGCTGAGAGTGGCAGTTTGCCGTCACCCGCATTCAGGGAGGGGACTCCTGGTGGAGACTCGTGTTCTGATGTCAGGGCCATGGTCCCGAGCCCTGGCTCCCCGGCAGCAGCCTCAGAGCCAGTGGTTAGTGGCGGAGGGACTCCGGACAGGACTGCAGGGTACTGGCAGGACAGTTTGGATAGTGATGGAGGAGGGGCTGTGGGCAGCCTGAGCAGCGACAGTGATGACGATGATGAGCCTTTGTTGTCGCTGGATGAGTTCATGTCTCGGGGTTCAAAGTCAGCTGCCACGCCAGAGAAGAGCTCGTATTCAGAGTCTAGCACCCCTGTGTCCTCGAGCCAT TTTACAGCTGGCCCCAGCAGACCATTGAGTTACAAAAACAGCCTCGCAAGTATGCTGAAGGAAAAAGAGGAACAGCAGAG AGTGAAAGAGATTGATCTCCAGTTCCAGAATGACATCGGAGAGGGCAAGGCGATGTGGAAACTGAGTGAGGAGCTGGAAGAGGGCAGTTCTGATGAAGAGGAGCTCATTCCTGAAGAACACCG gGATTTTGTGGAGAAGTTTTCCATTATTTCGGATGCCATTCCGGACTTGCGCCCGGGAGAGGAAATCTTCCACTTGTCAAACTTCGGGAAGCTCTTCACTGAGGAAAGTCTTGGCCTGAGAAACAGCAGATTGAGCCCTGAGAGTCGTGAGCAGGACGCGCTTCTGAG TTTCTACCCTCGAAAGCAAACATTTGTGTGCAGTCAAGGCTTTCTAAAGATGGCATTTCAGTGTGCTCCTCGTCAGCCATCTCTTTACAAGTGGTTGTTTCAG ATGATGTCTGTCCATTCAGATTTTCTGACTTCTACACTAATTCTTAAAGGGCTAAGAGACCTTGCATTGAATGCTGCTGAGCAGATAG tgctgtacaacaacaaaacagtgcGAGTCTGGCTGCCACCGCTGGAAGACGTGACGCTCGTGTTTCTCAACATGGGCGTCCCCTTCGGCAGCCTGTTCCCTGTGGAAAATCTCCAGCCAGACTTCTCTGAAGAAGACATTGT GCAAAGTGTAGATGCCGTGGCAGAGGATGCTGTAGAGAGTCGTGAGTGTGATCCTGTGTGTTTCCCATTGCAGAACTTCATCAATGTGCTTCAG TATCTGGTGATGTGCACCTCCCTGTGCCCCAGGGCCTACAGTGACCGGgacaagctgctgctgctgtccctGCTGTGCAGAGTCAGCCTGGAGAAGGGGCTGCGCCTGCACCCCATGGTGGAAATCCAGACCATCATTCACAACCTGCTCAAGAGCATCAGGCACTGGGACACGCAG atgcctCTAGTTTGTCTAACCTTAATCAACCTAGCAGCTCATCACCATAACCTGCGATGGCTGGTTACATTACTGCCCATCTACTCCCGTGGCAG ACAACTCAGGAGACATGTGAGCCTGGCGCTCATCTCCAAACTCTTGAACAGGAGCTGCACTTACACGATGGAAAACGCTGATCTTCAG CTGTCCGAGCTGCGTCCCTACTTGATTCGAATGAAGCCCTCCTCtctgttaaaaaatattaaagcTGAAAAGAAGTGGGGGAATCAGCTGGGAGAGGATCAGCCATCGGAAATCAGTCTGGATCAGGAG GCGTACTACCTTGCACATAGCCTGTTGGCATTGGCCAGTGAAGTGGTTAACTTTGATTCTGTTCCTGCCGGTCAAAGA AAACACCTAGTGCTACTGTCTGCCGAACTGGAAAAGCACATCAAATGTGATATCAGGGAGAGTGATAAGCTTGTTTACCGCAGCAAG GTGAAGGATCTGGTTGCACGGATTTATATTAAATGGCAGGAACTCCTTCAGAGATCCAGGCCACTGCAG GGTAAGCTGCATGACTACTGGGAGCCTTCAACAGAGGACGCCAGCACAGCCAGTCAAGTACCTGAACCAGAACCAGAACCGGAATCAGAACCGGAACCGGAACCTGACAGGGAGGCCAACAAAGAACCTGTTGTCTTAACGGTTGAAGAATGTGAGGCTAGTGGAGAAGAGATGCAGTGA
- the LOC117418352 gene encoding SMC5-SMC6 complex localization factor protein 2-like isoform X2, with amino-acid sequence MTDLSRLSSVVKDRLVLGSPKQQCSDAKRSGRSHCSSAVKPGSGVSTPPPVKHKSKPALPMQKTPDKSPVLEAIARAASWEKAGSPSRGISRSHTHIPMPSVVVKKLCPNSLSFSSFMLGSDNSTKKSVSRNSTAPRVKSSSLACDERKGSQDGDAKPHQALDFLSPDSSPSGSPPSTPRKTQSRLHSPEFQETLQNYKKQRELKRQRLEQSQHTVNKSSECQRSNPVCYKSPGSSQLCNMTTPKAVPLVNKSSSQRKVRKSLCYSPESQSRHVSPGYNSAEQSPGKRKRDLDEDDGKVKKNPFPQDPGKQATSTSKVQKESPAAVRQSPSKEGKEAAGPKAKSLPAQEKRLELQRVSSSSSSSSSSFSFDSWNSRLAECTGVKEKPNSHHSHSETVKHKAKTIDRIEFKMALLRRMTNLNNADLSPREEGPPQAEFENGGSSVSNLSVSSTERALGLTAGKNVNTTEVSHKNGTLSAVLGTPERTEGNSPTVAESGSLPSPAFREGTPGGDSCSDVRAMVPSPGSPAAASEPVVSGGGTPDRTAGYWQDSLDSDGGGAVGSLSSDSDDDDEPLLSLDEFMSRGSKSAATPEKSSYSESSTPVSSSHFTAGPSRPLSYKNSLASMLKEKEEQQRVKEIDLQFQNDIGEGKAMWKLSEELEEGSSDEEELIPEEHRDFVEKFSIISDAIPDLRPGEEIFHLSNFGKLFTEESLGLRNSRLSPESREQDALLSFYPRKQTFVCSQGFLKMAFQCAPRQPSLYKWLFQMMSVHSDFLTSTLILKGLRDLALNAAEQIVLYNNKTVRVWLPPLEDVTLVFLNMGVPFGSLFPVENLQPDFSEEDIVQSVDAVAEDAVESRECDPVCFPLQNFINVLQYLVMCTSLCPRAYSDRDKLLLLSLLCRVSLEKGLRLHPMVEIQTIIHNLLKSIRHWDTQMPLVCLTLINLAAHHHNLRWLVTLLPIYSRGRQLRRHVSLALISKLLNRSCTYTMENADLQLSELRPYLIRMKPSSLLKNIKAEKKWGNQLGEDQPSEISLDQEAYYLAHSLLALASEVVNFDSVPAGQRKHLVLLSAELEKHIKCDIRESDKLVYRSKVKDLVARIYIKWQELLQRSRPLQGKLHDYWEPSTEDASTASQVPEPEPEPESEPEPEPDREANKEPVVLTVEECEASGEEMQ; translated from the exons ATGACAGACCTCAGTCGCCTCTCTTCTGTTG TTAAAGACCGCCTCGTACTTGGATCCCCCAAACAGCAGTGCAGTGATGCTAAAAGGAGCGGTCGGTCTCACTGCAGCTCTGCGGTGAAGCCAGGCAGCGGAGTATCCACGCCTCCCCCCGTGAAGCACAAGAGCAAACCTGCTCTGCCAATGCAGAAGACTCCTGACAAGAGCCCCGTCCTGGAGGCCATCGCCAGGGCTGCCAGCTGGGAAAAAGCAGGGAGCCCGAGCAGAGGGATCAGCAGGAGTCACACACACATCCCCATGCCCAGCGTGGTGGTGAAGAAGCTCTGTCCCAACTCCCTCAGCTTCTCCTCCTTCATGCTGGGCAGTGACAACTCCACCAAGAAGTCTGTCTCTAGAAACAGCACGGCCCCTCGCGTGAAAAGCAGCAGTCTTGCTTGTGATGAAAGGAAGGGGTCCCAGGATGGAGACGCGAAGCCCCACCAGGCGCTTGATTTCCTCTCCCCAGACAGCAGTCCCTCTGGCagccctccctccacccccaggAAGACTCAGTCAAGGCTGCACAGCCCGGAGTTTCAGGAGACGCTGCAGAATTACAAGAAGCAGAGGGAGCTGAAGAGGCAAAGGCTGGAACAGTCACAGCACACA GTTAACAAGTCTTCTGAATGCCAGCGATCAAATCCGGTCTGTTACAAATCGCCAG GCTCGTCCCAGCTCTGTAACATGACCACCCCGAAGGCGGTGCCGCTCGTAAACAAGTCCTCCAGCCAGCGTAAGGTTCGAAAGAGTTTGTGTTATTCACCTGAGTCTCAAAGCAGGCACGTGAGCCCAGGTTACAACTCGGCAGAACAATCCCCTGGAAAGAGGAAAAGAGATCTGGACGAGGATGATGGAAAGGTGAAAAAAAACCCCTTCCCTCAGGATCCTGGCAAACAAGCCACTAGCACTAGCAAGGTCCAGAAAGAGAGCCCCGCGGCTGTCCGACAATCACCCAGCAAGGAGGGGAAAGAGGCTGCTGGGCCCAAAGCCAAAAGCTTGCCTGCACAGGAGAAGCGCTTGGAGCTGCAGCGTGTgtcttcatcctcctcctcctcctcctcctctttctcgtTCGACTCTTGGAATAGCCGTCTGGCTGAGTGCACAGGAGTAAAAGAGAAGCCCAACTCCCATCATTCGCATTCTGAAACTGTTAAGCACAAAGCTAAAACCATTGACAGAATTGAATTTAAAATGGCTTTGTTGCGACGCATGACTAACTTGAACAATGCTGACCTCTCTCCCAGGGAGGAAGGTCCCCCGCAAGCTGAATTTGAGAATGGAGGTTCTTCTGTCTCCAATCTCTCCGTGTCTAGCACTGAGAGGGCCTTGGGCTTAACTGCTGGAAAAAACGTCAACACCACTGAAGTTTCTCATAAAAATGGTACATTGTCTGCTGTATTGGGAACACCAGAGAGAACCGAAGGGAACTCTCCCACTGTAGCTGAGAGTGGCAGTTTGCCGTCACCCGCATTCAGGGAGGGGACTCCTGGTGGAGACTCGTGTTCTGATGTCAGGGCCATGGTCCCGAGCCCTGGCTCCCCGGCAGCAGCCTCAGAGCCAGTGGTTAGTGGCGGAGGGACTCCGGACAGGACTGCAGGGTACTGGCAGGACAGTTTGGATAGTGATGGAGGAGGGGCTGTGGGCAGCCTGAGCAGCGACAGTGATGACGATGATGAGCCTTTGTTGTCGCTGGATGAGTTCATGTCTCGGGGTTCAAAGTCAGCTGCCACGCCAGAGAAGAGCTCGTATTCAGAGTCTAGCACCCCTGTGTCCTCGAGCCAT TTTACAGCTGGCCCCAGCAGACCATTGAGTTACAAAAACAGCCTCGCAAGTATGCTGAAGGAAAAAGAGGAACAGCAGAG AGTGAAAGAGATTGATCTCCAGTTCCAGAATGACATCGGAGAGGGCAAGGCGATGTGGAAACTGAGTGAGGAGCTGGAAGAGGGCAGTTCTGATGAAGAGGAGCTCATTCCTGAAGAACACCG gGATTTTGTGGAGAAGTTTTCCATTATTTCGGATGCCATTCCGGACTTGCGCCCGGGAGAGGAAATCTTCCACTTGTCAAACTTCGGGAAGCTCTTCACTGAGGAAAGTCTTGGCCTGAGAAACAGCAGATTGAGCCCTGAGAGTCGTGAGCAGGACGCGCTTCTGAG TTTCTACCCTCGAAAGCAAACATTTGTGTGCAGTCAAGGCTTTCTAAAGATGGCATTTCAGTGTGCTCCTCGTCAGCCATCTCTTTACAAGTGGTTGTTTCAG ATGATGTCTGTCCATTCAGATTTTCTGACTTCTACACTAATTCTTAAAGGGCTAAGAGACCTTGCATTGAATGCTGCTGAGCAGATAG tgctgtacaacaacaaaacagtgcGAGTCTGGCTGCCACCGCTGGAAGACGTGACGCTCGTGTTTCTCAACATGGGCGTCCCCTTCGGCAGCCTGTTCCCTGTGGAAAATCTCCAGCCAGACTTCTCTGAAGAAGACATTGT GCAAAGTGTAGATGCCGTGGCAGAGGATGCTGTAGAGAGTCGTGAGTGTGATCCTGTGTGTTTCCCATTGCAGAACTTCATCAATGTGCTTCAG TATCTGGTGATGTGCACCTCCCTGTGCCCCAGGGCCTACAGTGACCGGgacaagctgctgctgctgtccctGCTGTGCAGAGTCAGCCTGGAGAAGGGGCTGCGCCTGCACCCCATGGTGGAAATCCAGACCATCATTCACAACCTGCTCAAGAGCATCAGGCACTGGGACACGCAG atgcctCTAGTTTGTCTAACCTTAATCAACCTAGCAGCTCATCACCATAACCTGCGATGGCTGGTTACATTACTGCCCATCTACTCCCGTGGCAG ACAACTCAGGAGACATGTGAGCCTGGCGCTCATCTCCAAACTCTTGAACAGGAGCTGCACTTACACGATGGAAAACGCTGATCTTCAG CTGTCCGAGCTGCGTCCCTACTTGATTCGAATGAAGCCCTCCTCtctgttaaaaaatattaaagcTGAAAAGAAGTGGGGGAATCAGCTGGGAGAGGATCAGCCATCGGAAATCAGTCTGGATCAGGAG GCGTACTACCTTGCACATAGCCTGTTGGCATTGGCCAGTGAAGTGGTTAACTTTGATTCTGTTCCTGCCGGTCAAAGA AAACACCTAGTGCTACTGTCTGCCGAACTGGAAAAGCACATCAAATGTGATATCAGGGAGAGTGATAAGCTTGTTTACCGCAGCAAG GTGAAGGATCTGGTTGCACGGATTTATATTAAATGGCAGGAACTCCTTCAGAGATCCAGGCCACTGCAG GGTAAGCTGCATGACTACTGGGAGCCTTCAACAGAGGACGCCAGCACAGCCAGTCAAGTACCTGAACCAGAACCAGAACCGGAATCAGAACCGGAACCGGAACCTGACAGGGAGGCCAACAAAGAACCTGTTGTCTTAACGGTTGAAGAATGTGAGGCTAGTGGAGAAGAGATGCAGTGA
- the LOC117417607 gene encoding uncharacterized protein LOC117417607, whose translation MSSYYTGASPLHYHPGALMSTNPYWQWRPVRATGHDHHFLPPIYSSRPLTLVSNDWGAIQQGGQVEYHHFYGFNPFSTMNPHLYYQRPCMYPPVYQGYGSSMPEPQSSGGWPEGFTLKGELRWGKLERIIGARKEVPEFVKDDLRRVYGTYPKTDVSITYQGGEYLVRGDPQVGEQEYKLERKVVRQPSTPEEDSMSEIVERKKNKKKSKR comes from the coding sequence ATGAGCTCTTACTACACGGGTGCCAGCCCTCTGCATTACCATCCCGGCGCGCTCATGAGCACCAACCCTTACTGGCAGTGGAGGCCAGTGAGGGCAACGGGCCACGACCACCACTTCCTGCCCCCCATCTACAGCAGCCGGCCCCTCACTCTGGTATCGAATGACTGGGGAGCGATCCAGCAGGGGGGCCAAGTGGAGTACCACCACTTCTACGGGTTTAACCCTTTCAGCACCATGAACCCTCATTTGTACTACCAAAGGCCGTGCATGTACCCTCCTGTCTACCAGGGCTACGGCAGCAGCATGCCTGAGCCTCAGAGCAGCGGAGGCTGGCCTGAGGGCTTCACCCTCAAAGGGGAGCTGCGCTGGGGGAAGCTGGAGAGGATCATCGGGGCCCGGAAGGAGGTTCCTGAATTCGTGAAGGATGACCTTCGCAGGGTCTACGGCACCTACCCTAAAACAGACGTAAGCATCACCTACCAGGGAGGCGAGTACCTGGTGAGGGGAGACCCCCAGGTGGGAGAGCAGGAGTACAAGCTGGAGAGGAAGGTCGTCCGCCAGCCAAGCACCCCTGAAGAGGACAGCATGAGCGAGATTGTGGAGAGGAAGAAGAACAAAAAGAAGTCGAAGCGTTGA